The Podospora pseudocomata strain CBS 415.72m chromosome 1 map unlocalized CBS415.72m_1, whole genome shotgun sequence genome has a segment encoding these proteins:
- a CDS encoding uncharacterized protein (EggNog:ENOG503NWQ4; COG:I; MEROPS:MER0005855), with the protein MPDKTLTVATYAAGASFAAITLVYVFGPTFFFDAGPSASTNRNRGAVGLSNPANDCFINSVLQALAGLGDLRIYLIRETHRRSLDDELVYAQVVPVGLLPGDAQHFRGDMPHWKMEGFQKGLVTKGLKDILDALNERPLYKKTITAMPFLRVLEEAFRQRISRRQQDAQEFLQVIAERLCNEYHAGRRARASARRSCALGDAALELAQTAPDKDSTQGLAIQVNDIEKPQGQSEVVNDGLGEGQEEGFPMEGQSESQIECLTCGFKPRPTATTFCTLTLNVPQVSSATTLEACFDGMFKTEYIDDFKCEKCRLMHAILLLEADLQRSTSEVARENIRAAIDKLQSALKTDPEDPPNDVVLPDLSHAPKRRIARHIRLTSFPKILAIHLSRSIFDASHYSQKNSAKVVFPEKLPLGGLLNPKKYRLLGVVTHKGSHDSGHYETFRRQVMQPPFSNPSTFKPAEVYSKTVSPAPTPHIRAQRPDGGEENSLMSTPDLLSPSGGDSLTPPLDPWKHSAPAPQTSILPDGDKPASPLGSPQKDVLSVSRGRESESTSLRSVAANAKSTFSKITSRPSAGTESNSKSDVMDTSTAKSLTTAKPRRRKVQDRWWRISDDKVKEASTRDVLSMQREVYLLFYEMERA; encoded by the coding sequence ATGCCCGACAAGACCCTCACAGTCGCAACTTATGCTGCAGGTGCCTCGTTTgccgccatcaccctcgTCTATGTATTTGGCCCAACTTTCTTCTTCGATGCTGGCCCATCTGCCTCAACGAACCGAAATAGAGGCGCCGTCGGCCTCTCCAACCCTGCCAATGATTGTTTTATCAACTCTGTTCTCCAGGCACtcgctgggttgggggacCTTCGAATTTATTTAATACGCGAAACACATCGTCGCAGCCTCGATGACGAGCTCGTCTACGCCCAGGTTGTACCAGTCGGTCTTCTCCCAGGAGATGCGCAACACTTTAGGGGCGACATGCCACactggaagatggagggTTTTCAGAAAGGGCTGGTAACAAAGGGACTGAAAGATATCCTGGACGCTCTCAACGAACGACCTTTGTACAAGaaaaccatcaccgccatgcCATTCCTTCGtgtcttggaggaggcaTTTCGCCAGCGAATTAGCAGACGGCAACAAGACGCTCAAGAGTTTCTGCAAGTGATTGCGGAAAGGCTCTGTAATGAATACCACGCGGGACGAAGAGCGAGGGCCTCTGCACGACGGAGTTGTGCTCTTGGTGATGCCGCTTTGGAGCTTGCGCAGACAGCGCCAGACAAGGACTCAACCCAGGGCCTGGCGATACAAGTCAACGACATTGAAAAACCACAAGGGCAGTCTGAAGTTGTCAATGATGGACTTGGTGAAGGGCAAGAGGAAGGCTTTCCTATGGAGGGACAGTCTGAATCACAGATCGAATGCCTCACATGTGGTTTCAAACCCCGTCCTACAGCAACAACATTTTGCACCTTGACTCTCAATGTGCCACAGGTGTCATCGGCCACCACACTTGAGGCTTGTTTTGATGGCATGTTCAAGACAGAATACATCGACGACTTCAAGTGTGAAAAATGTCGTTTGATGCATGCCATACTATTACTGGAAGCAGACCTGCAGCGATCCACCTCGGAAGTGGCAAGAGAAAATATACGAGCAGCTATCGACAAACTGCAATCTGCTCTTAAAACAGATCCTGAGGACCCCCCGAATGATGTTGTTTTGCCAGACCTCAGTCATGCCCCAAAGCGACGAATAGCACGCCACATCCGCCTTACCAGTTTCCCGAAGATCCTGGCCATTCACCTCTCTCGCTCAATCTTCGACGCCAGTCATTATTCTCAGAAAAACTCGGCCAAGGTGGTTTTCCCCGAAAAACTTCCCCTGGGTGGGTTGCTTAACCCAAAAAAGTACAGACTCTTGGGCGTGGTGACACACAAGGGAAGTCACGACAGCGGTCATTATGAAACATTTCGTCGCCAGGTTATgcaaccccccttttctaACCCTAGCACGTTTAAGCCAGCAGAAGTCTATAGCAAAACCGTCAGCCCGGCGCCCACACCGCACATCAGAGCTCAGCGACCggacggtggagaggagaaCTCGTTGATGTCAACACCAGATCTTTTGTCCCCTTCCGGGGGAGACTCACTCACGCCGCCGTTGGACCCTTGGAAACACTCTGCACCGGCACCTCAAACGTCTATCTTACCGGATGGAGATAAGCCAGCGTCACCTTTGGGCTCTCCGCAGAAAGATGTCTTGTCTGTCAGCAGGGGTAGGGAATCTGAATCCACCAGTCTCCGGTCGGTTGCAGCAAACGCCAAATCAACGTTCTCCAAAATCACCTCTCGACCTTCAGCCGGGACCGAAAGCAACTCAAAATCTGACGTGATGGATACATCTACTGCGAAATCATTGACCACTGCCAAGCCGAGGCGCCGAAAAGTCCAAGACCGGTGGTGGCGTATCAGCGACGACAAAGTTAAGGAAGCAAGTACCCGCGATGTTTTGAGCATGCAGCGGGAGGTCTACCTTCTGTTCTATGAGATGGAGCGCGCATAA
- the kes1 gene encoding Oxysterol-binding protein 4 (COG:T; EggNog:ENOG503NU29) produces METPPQQAQAGAGGGWGAFLKSIASFNGDLSSLTAPPFILSSTSLTEFSSYWCEHPSVFAAPAKESDPAKRALLVLKWFLTTLKQQYASRSEQYGNEKKPLNPFLGELFLGKWEDGAGTTELISEQVSHHPPATAYNITNATTGVRLEGYNAQKASFSKTINVKQIGHAVLTVPSSSGEPDTYLITLPSLHIEGLVFGSPFIELDGSSYITSSTGFTAKVDYSGKGWLSGKKNSLTAVLYPTGKEKDVLFNVSGQWTKTFEIHSGPAKHNSAGNLVELWDPAQNPTSNLIVAPIDEQHPLESRRAWNKVAMAIAKGEFDVVHVEKSKIESAQREMRIKEKAEGRTWERRYFTASADSPDLVLTRLGPIVNLAEHGDADKTGGLWRFDSQKSAQAHSTPVPTGDEAARLAKELLGQ; encoded by the exons ATGGAGACCCCACCGCAGCAAGCGCAAGCCGGtgccggaggaggctggGGTGCTTTCCTCAAG TCTATCGCGTCTTTCAACGGAGACCTCTCCAGCCTTACCGCACCTCCCTTCATCCTCTCGTCTACCAGCCTTACTGAGTTCAGCTCGTACTGGTGCGAACATCCATCCGTTTTCGCCGCACCTGCCAAGGAATCCGACCCCGCGAAACGTGCGCTTCTGGTCTTGAAGTGGTTCTTGACAACATTAAAACAGCAGTACGCCAGTCGGAGTGAACAATACGGGAATGAAAAGAAGCCACTGAACCCGTTCCTGGGCGAGCTGTTCCTCGGGAAATGGGAGGACGGTGCTGGGACAACTGAGCTCATCAGCGAGCAGGTTAG CCATCACCCACCAGCAACTGCCTACAACATCACTAATGCTACAACCG GTGTTCGGCTCGAGGGCTACAATGCCCAGAAGGCGTCCTTTTCCAAGACAATCAACGTCAAGCAAATAGGCCACGCCGTTCTCACTGTTCCCTCGTCTTCGGGAGAACCTGACACCTACTTGATCACTCTTCCGTCGCTGCACATCGAGGGTCTCGTCTTTGGTTCCCCTTTCATCGAACTTGACGGTAGCTCCTACATTACATCCTCGACTGGCTTCACGGCAAAGGTCGACTACAGTGGAAAGGGCTGGTTATCTGGCAAGAAAAATTCCCTCACTGCGGTGTTGTACCCGActggaaaggagaaggatgtCCTCTTCAACGTCTCGGGACAGTGGACCAAAACCTTCGAGATACACTCCGGCCCGGCCAAGCACAACAGCGCCGGCAACTTGGTGGAACTTTGGGACCCGGCCCAAAACCCAACAAGCAATCTCATCGTCGCTCCCATCGATGAGCAACATCCCCTTGAGTCAAGAAGGGCATGGAACAAGGTTGCAATGGCGATTGCGAAGGGTGAATTTGACGTTGTCCACGTTGAGAAGAGCAAGATCGAGAGTGCTCAGCGCGAAATGCGTATTAAAGAGAAGGCTGAGGGGCGCACATGGGAACGGCGCTATTTTACTGCCTCCGCGGATTCCCCCGATCTGGTCTTGACCCGGTTGGGTCCAATCGTCAACCTGGCAGAGCATGGCGACGCTGACAAGACTGGCGGATTGTGGCGTTTCGACTCGCAAAAGTCGGCCCAAGCCCACAGCACACCTGTGCCAACCGGCGATGAAGCTGCCAGGTTAGCTAAAGAGTTGCTTGGCCAGTGA
- a CDS encoding uncharacterized protein (EggNog:ENOG503NW39; COG:S) codes for MDMDDKTPRDQGVVPPPPPPVSECPPRLLVIGAGSRGRAYGRAVISSSNGVLSAVAEPDDYKRNKFGTTMIWGSTLPPPEGASFRDWREFMAYETERRARAEAGEKDVPLGIDAAFVCVLDEMHRDVVVALSKLGGIHIMCEKPMATTLDHCLDMYKALQDNVDATGQQTVFSIGHVLRYSPHNKLLRKLLLEDRVIGDILSVVHTEPVGWWHFTHSYVRGNWRRERTSAPSLLTKSCHDIDVLLWLLCSPPDCSSRGCPPPHLPSTVSSTGSLQYFKKNRKPLAAGAATNCLSCPIEQSCKYSAKRIYVGPELVGVGTGNRGWPLSIVIPDIESYGTGQDAEAAVLANLAEDYDDNTTNAEVAQRNWFGRCVYESDNDVCDEQIVTISWDEDPRPSSPLSSQDGSSGSTAPTAPLADNLRGRGSKLATFHMVAQTKEVCERYTRLYGVDGEIFADSKTITVHNFNTGQSITHNTQVESLGHGGGDAGLTRQFVMAVDMVKNHGWSTDRAQRELIGCTLDEVIRSHAMVFCAEKARKERKVVDWAEWWSKEVESKLDSE; via the exons ATGGACATGGATGACAAAACACCCAGAGATCAGGGAGTggttcctccaccaccaccccctgtTTCCGAGTGTCCCCCCCGACTTCTGGTCATTGGTGCCGGTTCTCGCGGTCGGGCCTATGGCCGAGCTGTCATCTCCTCTAGCAATGGCGTTCTTAGTGCTGTTGCGGAGCCAGACGACTACAAGAGGAACAAGTTTGGAACAACGATGATATGGGGCTCAaccctaccaccaccagaggGGGCTTCCTTCAGAGATTGGCGTGAATTTATGGCTTATGAAACGGAGCGTAGGGCAAGAGCTgaggctggggagaaggATGTTCCCCTCGGTATCGATGCTGCCTTTGTCTGTGTCCTTGACGAGATGCACCGCGATGTTGTCGTTGCTCTTTCCAAGCTGGGTGGAATACACATCATGTGCGAAAAGCCCATGGCGACCACTCTGGACCATTGCCTCGACATGTACAAAGCCCTGCAAGACAACGTTGACGCCACAGGCCAACAGACCGTGTTTTCAATCGGACATGTTCTTCGCTACAGCCCCCACAATAAGTTGCTTCGAAAACTACTGTTGGAGGATCGCGTCATTGGAGATATCTTGTCGGTGGTTCATACAGAACCCGTGGGCTGGTGGCATTTCACGCATTCATATGTCAGAGGCAACTG GCGTCGTGAGAGGACATCGGCTCCCAGCCTGCTTACCAAGAGCTGCCACGATATCGATGTGCTTTTGTGGCTTCTCTGTTCACCTCCAGACTGTTCCTCGCGAGGCTGCCCTCCGCCTCACCTGCCCTCCACCGTTTCCAGCACAGGGTCGCTTCAGTATTTCAAGAAAAATAGAAAGCCTTTGGCAGCTGGAGCAGCCACAAACTGCTTGTCCTGCCCCATTGAACAGTCTTGCAAATACTCAGCCAAACGAATTTACGTTGGCCCGGAACTCGTGGGCGTGGGCACAGGCAACAGAGGATGGCCCTTGAGCATAGTTATTCCGGACATTGAGTCTTATGGAACTGGGCAAGACGCCGAAGCTGCCGTGCTCGCGAATCTGGCCGAGGActacgacgacaacaccacaaatGCAGAGGTCGCACAGCGTAACTGGTTTGGCAGATGCGTCTACGAAAGTGACAACGATGTTTGCGACGAGCAGATTGTCACCATCTCGTGGGATGAAGACCCGaggccctcttcccctttaTCCAGCCAAGACGGGAGTAGTGGCAGTACCGCACCGACAGCTCCTTTGGCGGATAATCTTCGCGGGCGTGGTAGCAAGTTGGCTACGTTCCACATGGTAGCCCAAACAAAGGAGGTGTGTGAACGGTACACGCGTCTTTATGGTGTAGACGGTGAAATTTTTGCCGACTCAAAGACCATTACCGTTCATAACTTCAACACGGGACAGAGCATCACTCACAACACACAGGTCGAGAGCCTgggccatggtggtggggacgcTGGTCTGACAAGGCAGTTTGTCATGGCTGTCGACATGGTCAAGAATCACGGCTGGTCTACGGACCGAGCCCAGAGAGAGCTGATTGGATGCACTTTAGATGAGGTTATTCGAAGTCACGCGATGGTGTTTTGCGCCGAAAAGGCAAGAAAGGAGAGAAAAGTGGTTGACTGGGCTGAGTGGTGGTCTAAGGAGGTCGAGTCCAAGTTGGATTCAGAGTGA
- the rex2 gene encoding Phosphatidylinositol 3,4,5-trisphosphate-dependent Rac exchanger 2 protein (BUSCO:EOG09264V2U; EggNog:ENOG503NYIP; COG:L): MSDVLTHLTYELTVTDHFTMICQMTGLDPDNDLILEIYCLITDGQLNLLDDEGWGTIVHQSKARMDAMDDWCTRVHGGSGLTDAVLRSTVTPEQAADGLLAYIQQYVPDRNTALLAGNSVHADRAFLRKAPYDKVLEHLHYRILDVSSIKEAARRWCPKIASKAPRKKGLHKAKDDILESIEEAKYFKAAIFHGTWSS, translated from the exons ATGTCGGATGTGTTGACGCACTTGACTTACGAGCTAACAGTAACTGACCATTTCACCATGATATGCCAGATGACTGGACTGGACCCAGATAATGACCTGATTCTGGAGATTTACTGTCTTATCACGGATGGTCAACTCAACctgcttgatgatgagggctgGGGAACGATAGTGCACCAAAGCAAGGCGCGGATGGATGCCATGGACGACTGGTGCACTCGAGTCC ATGGTGGCAGTGGCCTTACCGATGCGGTGTTGAGATCAACCGTGACCCCAGAACAGGCTGCTGATGGGTTGCTTGCATACATTCAACAGTATGTGCCTGATCGAAATACCGCCCTTCTTGCTGGAAACAGTGTGCATGCAGACCGGGCTTTCCTTCGAAAGGCGCCCTATGACAAAGTTCTCGAGCATTTGCACTATCGGATACTCGACGTTAGCAGCATTAAGGAGGCAGCCCGTCGATGGTG TCCCAAGATTGCTTCCAAGGCACCCCGAAAGAAGGGGCTCCACAAAGCCAAAGACGACATACTGGAGAGCATTGAGGAAGCCAAGTACTTCAAAGCAGCCATTTTCCACGGAACTTGGTCGAGTTAA
- the PGM2 gene encoding Phosphoglucomutase-2 (EggNog:ENOG503NV3F; COG:G), translating into MRAVVIGHTCGMALGLPASRHAAEEVAVLFRCDAIAIPNGTVGRVPLGNCCHGPHTPRQCPPQPNKCSSFVPNQSLTPSSSISYNAPLLVPIVFSPPTPLYSCRATESRRHLESVKMQVKSVEFKPFTDQKPGTSGLRKKVTVFQQPHYSEAFVTSILLSIPEGVEGSYLVIGGDGRFWNPEVIQVIAKIGAAYGVKKLLIGQNGILSTPAASHVIRKRKATGGILLTASHNPGGPKNDFGIKYNLANGGPAPESVTNKIFEVSKTLTSYKIADIPDIDISTIGTQSYGDLEVEVVDSTADYVEMLKDIFDFDLIKKFFNTHPDFKVLFDGLSGVTGPYGKAIFQQELGLGAESIQNCEPSPDFNGGHPDPNLTYAHSLVEVVEKNSIPFGAASDGDGDRNMIYGAGAFVSPGDSLAIIAHHANLIPYFKNNGVYGLARSMPTSGAVDLVAKKQGLNCYEVPTGWKFFCALFDANKLSICGEESFGTGSNHIREKDGLWAIVAWLNIIAGLGVANPGVAPSIKQIQKDFWAEYGRTFFTRYDYEDVDSDGANKVVGVLKDLVADPNFVGSKVGDRTVTEAGNFSYTDLDGSVSSNQGLYACFSSGSRIIVRLSGTGSSGATIRLYIEQHSSDPATYDMDAQEFLKPEIKMATELLKFKEFVGRDEPNVKT; encoded by the exons ATGCGCGCAGTAGTTATCGGGCATACCTGCGGCATGGCGCTGGGTCTGCCTGCATCCCGTCACGCCGCAGAGGAAGTTGCGGTCCTGTTTCGATGCGATGCCATTGCCATTCCGAATGGCACGGTGGGGCGAGTGCCTCTCGGGAATTGCTGCCATGGGCCACACACACCCCGCCAGTGCCCGCCCCAGCCCAACAAGTGCTCCTCTTTTGTCCCGAACCAATCTctcacaccctcctcatcaatctCATATAACGCCCCCCTCCTAGTGCCCATCGtcttctcccctccaactcctcttTACTCCTGTAGAGCAACAGAATCACGCCGCCACCTCGAAAGCGTCAAGATGCAAGTCAAATCGGTCGAGTTCAAGCCCTTCACTGACCAGAAACCTGGCAC CTCCGGGCTTCGCAAGAAGGTCACAGTCTTCCAGCAACCGCATTACAGCGAGGCTTTCGTCACAAGCATCCTGCTGTCCATTCCCGAGGGCGTTGAAG GATCGTATCTCGTcattggtggtgatggccgATTCTGGAACCCCGAGGTCATTCAGGTCATTGCCAAGATCGGCGCCGCATACGGAGTGAAGAAGCTCTTGATCGGTCAGAATGGCATTCTGTCAACACCCGCCGCCAGCCATGTCATCCGCAAGCGCAAGGCCACCGGTGGTATCTTGTTGACTGCCAGCCACAACCCCGGCG GTCCCAAGAATGACTTCGGAATCAAGTATAACCTTGCCAATGGCGGCCCTGCCCCCGAATCGGTCACCAACAAGATCTTCGAGGTGTCCAAGACGCTCACGTCGTACAAGATTGCCGACATTCCCGACATTGATATTTCAACCATTGGAACCCAGTCATATGGTGACTTGGaagttgaggtggtggacagCACTGCTGATTATGTCGAGATGCTCAAGGACATCTTCGATTTCGACCTGATCAAGAAGTTCTTCAACACCCATCCCGACTTCAAGGTGCTCTTCGACGGCCTTTCTGGCGTCACTGGGCCGTACGGCAAGGCCATTTTCCAACAGgagcttggtcttggtgctGAATCCATTCAGAACTGCGAACCTTCTCCTGACTTCAACGGGGGCCACCCggaccccaacctcacctaTGCCCACAGCCTAGTCGAAGTGGTTGAGAAGAACAGCATCCCCTTTGGCGCCGCATCCGACGGCGATGGTGACCGCAACATGATTTACGGCGCTGGTGCCTTCGTGTCCCCCGGTGACAGCTTGGCCATCATTGCCCACCATGCCAACTTGATTCCATACTTCAAGAATAATGGCGTCTACGGCCTGGCCCGCAGCATGCCCACCTCTGGGGCGGTGGACTTGGTCGCCAAGAAGCAGGGCCTGAACTGCTACGAAGTCCCGACAGGGTGGAAGTTCTTCTGTGCATTGTTTGATGCCAACAAGCTGTCCATTTGCGGCGAGGAGTCCTTCGGTACCGGAAGCAACCATATTCGCGAGAAGGATGGTCTCTGGGCCATTGTAGCCTGGCTAAACATCATTGCCGGCCTGGGTGTTGCCAACCCCGGGGTCGCGCCCAGCATCAAGCAGATCCAAAAGGACTTCTGGGCCGAGTATGGACGCACATTCTTTACGCGCTACGATTACGAGGATGTCGACTCGGATGGCGCCAACAAGGTTGTCGGCGTATTGAAGGACCTGGTGGCGGACCCCAACTTCGTCGGGAGCAAAGTAGGAG ACCGCACAGTTACCGAGGCCGGAAACTTCTCGTACACTGACCTGGATGGCTCCGTATCTTCGAACCAGGGCCTGTATGCTTGCTTCTCGTCTGGCAGCCGTATCATTGTTCGTCTGTCGGGAACTGGGTCGTCAGGTGCTACAATTCGTCTTTACATTGAGCAGCACAGCAGCGACCCTGCTACCTATGACATGGATGCACAAGAGTTCCTCAAACCCGAGATCAAGATGGCGACGGAGCTTCTGAAGTTCAAGGAATTTGTTGGTAGAGACGAGCCAAATGTCAAGACATAG